In Cicer arietinum cultivar CDC Frontier isolate Library 1 chromosome 1, Cicar.CDCFrontier_v2.0, whole genome shotgun sequence, one DNA window encodes the following:
- the LOC101488230 gene encoding uncharacterized protein yields the protein MNIAIYIDNQSMGTNHSTHTNLGDDSTCYKAGANGSKARWGDSFEVGMSKWNENDNTNVWGVEYKTGQKNRTCGFQLKASNDNHGIESINFGLRDIANNKTEFALKITRIERHTLHGGITGMDSSASPISFTRTNQDYLIETTIVSYSCSYREGLFVLEMKKKGKSKNACIVNVAHYYITKDVGLSVSAKIFRNKANGFVVEVEGPFKHPSVDLRRVVDKTCSSGVWSPNACSHCKRTTKKASIGVKSGDLNSNNSLLKGDSHVQESDGKIGEIVKHGLFSSSVREQVNIGLINSSGYTSGTLNNSIVFMDCNFKMHD from the exons ATGAATATAGCCATATACATAGATAATCAATCAATGGGAACCAATCACAGTACTCACACAAACCTTGGCGACGATAGCACATGTTATAAAGCTGGAGCCAATGGCTCCAAAGCACGTTGGGGAGATTCTTTCGAAGTTGGTATGAGCAAATGGAATGAAAATGATAACACAAATGTTTGGGGTGTAGAATACAAAACAGGACAAAAAAATCGTACTTGTGGTTTTCAACTAAAAGCAAGCAATGACAATCATGGTATTGAGAGCATAAATTTTGGATTACGCGACATAGCTAACAACAAAACTGAATTTGCTTTGAAGATTACAAGAATTGAACGTCATACTCTTCATGGAGGGATAACAG gaATGGATTCCTCTGCTTCTCCAATATCATTCACAAGGACAAATCAAGATTACTTAATAGAGACAACTATTGTTTCCTACAGTTGTTCCTACAGAGAAGGACTTTTTGTTCTGGAAATGAAGAAAAAGGGAAAATCCAAAAACGCTTGCATTGTTAATGTGGCACATTATTACATAACCAAAGATGTTGGTCTCTCTGTTTCGGCtaaaatatttagaaacaaaGCTAATGGTTTTGTTGTTGAAGTGGAAGGTCCTTTTAAACATCCAAGTGTTGATTTGCGTAGGGTTGTTGATAAAACATGTAGTAGTGGTGTTTGGTCACCTAATGCTTGTTCTCATTGTAAAAGAACAACAAAAAAGGCTAGCATTGGTGTGAAAAGTGGAGATTTGAATTCTAATAATTCATTGTTGAAAGGTGATTCTCATGTTCAAGAGAGTGATGGAAAAATTGGTGAAATTGTTAAACATGGTTTATTCTCAAGTAGTGTTAGAGAGCAAGTTAACATTGGTCTTATCAATTCAAGTGGATACACTTCTGGTACTCTTAATAACTCTATTGTTTTTATggattgtaattttaaaatgcatgattag